From Zingiber officinale cultivar Zhangliang chromosome 5B, Zo_v1.1, whole genome shotgun sequence, the proteins below share one genomic window:
- the LOC121983770 gene encoding beta-glucosidase 18-like isoform X1: protein METKRLLVQLSIVVHGMLSFSVDCIDRTYFPSSFLFGTATSSFQIEGAYLEDNKSLSNWDILTHIPGRIRDGSNAEIADDHYHRYTEDIELMESLGVNAYRFSISWSRILPRGRLGGTNSLGIAFYNRLINALLLKGIKPFATLNHYDIPQELEVGYGGWLNPQLQEEFGDFADICFREFGDRVKYWATFNEPNIVATYGYRLGSFPPNRCSRGFGDCRSGDSSTEPYVAAHNIILAHATAVEIYRSKYQIKQEGAIGIAVSTTWFEPLRNITEDYKASQRALAFNAPWFLDPIIRGDYPSEMRQILGSRLPKFSGSDKRKLQSKLDFIGINHYMSLYAKDCPECGSVGPEGDALVLTTGERNGVPIGKRTAMPDMFVVPRGMEKIVMYMKQRYENIPIFITENGYPQSSDHSTPLTTLLNDKERVEYLQTYLTSLHRAMRQGADVRGYFIWSLMDNFEWLCGYSLRFGFYHVDYETQVRTPKLSANWYQEFLDNSKLLIKEM from the exons ATGGAGACCAAGAGATTACTAGTCCAATTGTCCATCGTAGTACACGGCATGCTCTCTTTCTCAGTGGATTGCATTGATCGGACTTACTTTCCTTCCTCATTTCTCTTTGGCACCGCAACTTCATCGTTTCAG aTTGAGGGGGCCTACTTGGAAGATAATAAGAGCTTAAGCAATTGGGATATACTCACACATATTCCTG GGCGAATAAGGGACGGTAGCAATGCAGAAATAGCAGACGATCATTATCATCGTTACACG GAAGATATAGAATTAATGGAATCTCTTGGAGTCAATGCATATAGATTTTCTATATCATGGTCGAGAATTTTACCTA GAGGGAGGCTTGGAGGAACTAATTCACTAGGAATTGCTTTCTACAACAGACTTATTAATGCCTTGTTGCTTAAAG gaaTAAAGCCATTTGCTACCTTGAATCATTATGACATTCCACAAGAGCTCGAAGTCGGATACGGTGGATGGCTCAACCCACAACTACA GGAGGAATTTGGAGACTTTGCAGATATTTGTTTTAGGGAATTTGGCGACCGGGTCAAGTATTGGGCGACTTTCAACGAACCCAACATCGTAGCCACTTACGGGTATCGACTCGGATCGTTTCCTCCCAACCGTTGTTCGCGTGGGTTTGGAGATTGTCGGTCGGGCGACTCTAGCACCGAGCCTTATGTTGCGGCTCACAACATAATCTTGGCCCATGCTACTGCAGTAGAAATTTACCGGAGCAAGTATCAG ATAAAACAAGAAGGTGCTATTGGAATTGCGGTGTCGACCACTTGGTTTGAGCCACTGAGGAATATAACGGAGGATTACAAGGCCTCTCAGCGAGCATTAGCATTTAATGCTCCATG GTTTCTTGATCCCATTATCCGCGGCGATTATCCTTCTGAAATGAGGCAAATTTTAGGGTCCAGACTGCCAAAGTTCTCAGGGAGTGACAAGAGAAAATTGCAAAGTAAATTGGACTTCATTGGAATAAATCATTATATGAGTCTGTATGCGAAAGATTGCCCAGAGTGTGGCTCCGTGGGGCCCGAAGGCGATGCCCTCGTGCTCACCACCGGAGAAAGAAACGGAGTCCCCATTGGAAAAAGG ACAGCCATGCCAGACATGTTTGTAGTTCCACGTGGCATGGAGAAGATCGTGATGTACATGAAGCAAAGATACGAAAATATACCTATTTTTATCACAGAAAATG GATATCCACAAAGCAGCGACCATAGTACTCCATTGACAACACTGTTAAATGATAAGGAGAGAGTAGAATACTTACAAACCTACCTCACTTCTTTGCATCGAGCAATGAG GCAAGGTGCTGACGTGAGAGGGTATTTCATATGGTCTTTGATGGATAACTTCGAATGGTTATGTGGGTATAGTTTGAGGTTTGGATTTTATCACGTCGATTATGAAACACAAGTGAGGACTCCAAAGCTCTCGGCCAATTGGTATCAAGAGTTCCTTGACAATTCAAAATTGCTAATTAAAGAAATGTAA
- the LOC121983770 gene encoding beta-glucosidase 18-like isoform X2 gives METKRLLVQLSIVVHGMLSFSVDCIDRTYFPSSFLFGTATSSFQIEGAYLEDNKSLSNWDILTHIPGRIRDGSNAEIADDHYHRYTEDIELMESLGVNAYRFSISWSRILPRGRLGGTNSLGIAFYNRLINALLLKGIKPFATLNHYDIPQELEVGYGGWLNPQLQEEFGDFADICFREFGDRVKYWATFNEPNIVATYGYRLGSFPPNRCSRGFGDCRSGDSSTEPYVAAHNIILAHATAVEIYRSKYQIKQEGAIGIAVSTTWFEPLRNITEDYKASQRALAFNAPW, from the exons ATGGAGACCAAGAGATTACTAGTCCAATTGTCCATCGTAGTACACGGCATGCTCTCTTTCTCAGTGGATTGCATTGATCGGACTTACTTTCCTTCCTCATTTCTCTTTGGCACCGCAACTTCATCGTTTCAG aTTGAGGGGGCCTACTTGGAAGATAATAAGAGCTTAAGCAATTGGGATATACTCACACATATTCCTG GGCGAATAAGGGACGGTAGCAATGCAGAAATAGCAGACGATCATTATCATCGTTACACG GAAGATATAGAATTAATGGAATCTCTTGGAGTCAATGCATATAGATTTTCTATATCATGGTCGAGAATTTTACCTA GAGGGAGGCTTGGAGGAACTAATTCACTAGGAATTGCTTTCTACAACAGACTTATTAATGCCTTGTTGCTTAAAG gaaTAAAGCCATTTGCTACCTTGAATCATTATGACATTCCACAAGAGCTCGAAGTCGGATACGGTGGATGGCTCAACCCACAACTACA GGAGGAATTTGGAGACTTTGCAGATATTTGTTTTAGGGAATTTGGCGACCGGGTCAAGTATTGGGCGACTTTCAACGAACCCAACATCGTAGCCACTTACGGGTATCGACTCGGATCGTTTCCTCCCAACCGTTGTTCGCGTGGGTTTGGAGATTGTCGGTCGGGCGACTCTAGCACCGAGCCTTATGTTGCGGCTCACAACATAATCTTGGCCCATGCTACTGCAGTAGAAATTTACCGGAGCAAGTATCAG ATAAAACAAGAAGGTGCTATTGGAATTGCGGTGTCGACCACTTGGTTTGAGCCACTGAGGAATATAACGGAGGATTACAAGGCCTCTCAGCGAGCATTAGCATTTAATGCTCCATGGTAA